From a single Buchnera aphidicola (Aphis craccivora) genomic region:
- the rpsP gene encoding 30S ribosomal protein S16: MVKIRLARYGNKKRPFYKIVAADSRFSRDGRFIERLGYFNPSSKDITTSIKLNITRIMYWQKNGAKLSERSKKLIKLFKKNEGIL, from the coding sequence ATGGTAAAAATTCGATTAGCTCGATATGGAAACAAAAAACGCCCGTTTTATAAAATAGTAGCAGCAGATAGCCGCTTTTCTAGAGATGGTCGTTTTATTGAAAGATTAGGTTATTTTAATCCATCATCCAAAGATATTACCACTTCTATTAAATTAAATATTACACGTATTATGTATTGGCAAAAAAATGGAGCTAAACTTTCAGAGCGATCAAAAAAATTAATTAAGTTATTTAAAAAAAATGAGGGAATATTATAA
- the rpsI gene encoding 30S ribosomal protein S9, whose product MKIQNYGTGRRKSSSARVFLRPGKGQIVVNKRLLNDYFGRETSCMIVCQPLILTDMMNNFDIYITVKGGGISGQAGAIRQGITRALIDYNQLFRSELRKSGFVTRDSRQVERKKVGFRKSRKRIQFSKR is encoded by the coding sequence ATGAAAATTCAAAATTATGGAACTGGTCGTCGAAAAAGTTCTTCTGCTAGAGTTTTTCTTAGACCTGGTAAGGGTCAAATAGTAGTAAATAAACGTTTATTGAATGATTATTTTGGTCGAGAAACTTCTTGTATGATTGTTTGTCAACCATTGATTTTAACAGATATGATGAATAATTTTGACATTTATATTACAGTTAAAGGAGGTGGAATTTCTGGTCAAGCTGGAGCAATTAGACAAGGAATTACTCGTGCTTTGATTGATTACAATCAATTATTTCGTAGCGAATTAAGAAAGTCTGGATTTGTTACACGTGATTCACGACAAGTAGAGCGAAAAAAAGTAGGTTTTCGTAAATCCAGAAAACGTATACAGTTTTCTAAACGTTAA
- the rpmA gene encoding 50S ribosomal protein L27, which produces MAHKKAGGSTRNGRDSNAQRLGVKRFGGELVSAGSIIVRQRGTKFHPGKNVGCGKDHTIFATVKGKIEFKKKGIKKRTYINIIN; this is translated from the coding sequence ATGGCACATAAAAAAGCTGGTGGTTCCACAAGGAACGGAAGAGATTCTAATGCTCAAAGATTAGGTGTAAAGCGTTTTGGAGGTGAATTAGTATCCGCAGGTAGCATTATTGTAAGACAGAGAGGAACTAAATTTCATCCAGGGAAAAATGTAGGTTGCGGAAAAGATCACACTATTTTTGCTACTGTTAAAGGAAAAATAGAATTTAAAAAAAAAGGAATAAAAAAAAGAACATATATTAACATTATTAACTAA
- the rplM gene encoding 50S ribosomal protein L13, which yields MKTFSIKEKNIKRDWFYVDATNKVLGRFASSLSLRLRGKHKVEYTPHLDVGDYIIVLNAAKILVTGKKKNNKIYYHHTGYIGGIKQFKFEEIMAKNPEKIIEIAVKGMLPKGPLGRLMFKKLKVFSGEKHNHIAQCPKFLNI from the coding sequence ATGAAAACTTTTTCAATTAAAGAAAAAAATATCAAAAGAGATTGGTTTTATGTTGATGCTACTAACAAAGTATTGGGTAGATTTGCTAGTTCTTTATCCTTACGTCTTAGAGGTAAACATAAAGTTGAATATACACCGCATCTTGATGTTGGAGATTATATTATAGTTTTAAATGCTGCTAAAATTTTAGTTACTGGAAAAAAGAAAAATAATAAAATTTATTATCATCATACAGGTTATATTGGTGGGATAAAACAATTTAAATTCGAAGAAATTATGGCAAAAAATCCAGAAAAAATTATTGAAATAGCTGTTAAAGGCATGCTTCCAAAAGGTCCTTTAGGTCGTTTAATGTTTAAAAAATTAAAAGTTTTTTCAGGTGAAAAACATAACCATATAGCACAATGTCCTAAATTTTTAAATATTTAA
- the ffh gene encoding signal recognition particle protein: MFSSLTERLSKSLRNIINKGRLTEDNIKDTIREVRKALLEADVTLSVIKTFIKNVTKKSIGYEINKSLTPGQEFIKIVRNELILAMGEKNNDLNLSARPPAIILIVGLQGTGKTTTVAKIAKWIQNKYKKKILITSTDIYRAAAIKQLEILSNQINTDFYSSNINQKPINIIEEAIKYAQLKLCDVLLIDTAGRLHVDEIMMNEIQQIQNFSKPIETLLVVDSMMGQDAINMAKSFNQYLSISGIILSKTDSDSRSGIALSMRYITGKPIKFIGTGEKLTNLEIFHPERMADKILGMNKVVSMIKDIEEKINQSNLQNLTKKLKKGHDFNLNDFLIQIKEMKKMGGLNYFIDKFSNNKMMHNSSLLENDENTLNKIEAIIYSMTPKERNNPIIIKGSRKRRIALGSGTQIQDINKLLKNFDDIKKIMKKIKNNGIGKMIRNIKNILPKNF, from the coding sequence ATGTTTAGCAGCTTAACTGAACGCCTTTCAAAAAGTTTACGTAATATTATTAACAAAGGAAGGCTTACGGAAGATAACATTAAGGATACTATAAGAGAAGTAAGAAAAGCATTATTAGAAGCTGATGTTACATTATCAGTAATAAAAACATTTATAAAAAATGTTACCAAAAAATCAATTGGTTATGAAATCAATAAAAGTCTTACCCCTGGTCAAGAATTTATAAAAATTGTACGAAATGAATTAATTTTAGCTATGGGTGAAAAAAATAATGATTTAAATCTATCTGCTCGTCCACCCGCAATAATATTAATAGTTGGTTTACAAGGAACAGGAAAAACTACCACTGTAGCTAAAATAGCTAAATGGATACAAAATAAATACAAAAAAAAAATACTTATTACATCTACTGATATTTATCGTGCTGCTGCAATAAAACAACTTGAAATTTTATCTAATCAAATTAATACAGATTTTTATTCATCTAATATCAACCAAAAACCAATCAATATAATAGAAGAGGCTATTAAATATGCTCAATTAAAATTATGTGATGTTTTACTAATAGATACAGCAGGACGTTTACATGTCGATGAAATAATGATGAATGAAATACAACAAATACAAAATTTTTCTAAACCTATTGAAACACTATTAGTAGTCGATTCAATGATGGGTCAAGATGCAATTAATATGGCTAAGAGTTTCAATCAATATTTATCTATATCAGGTATTATATTAAGTAAAACTGATAGTGACTCTAGAAGTGGAATTGCATTATCAATGCGCTATATTACTGGAAAACCTATTAAATTCATAGGTACAGGTGAAAAACTAACAAATTTAGAAATATTTCATCCAGAACGTATGGCTGATAAAATTTTGGGAATGAACAAAGTTGTATCGATGATTAAAGATATTGAAGAAAAAATTAATCAATCTAATTTACAAAATTTAACTAAAAAACTTAAAAAAGGCCATGATTTTAATTTAAATGATTTTTTAATTCAAATAAAAGAAATGAAAAAAATGGGAGGTTTAAACTATTTTATAGATAAATTTTCAAACAATAAAATGATGCATAATAGTTCATTGTTAGAAAATGATGAAAATACTTTAAATAAAATCGAGGCAATAATATATTCAATGACACCTAAAGAAAGAAATAATCCGATAATTATAAAAGGTTCTCGTAAACGTAGAATTGCTTTAGGATCTGGAACGCAAATTCAAGATATAAATAAATTATTAAAAAATTTTGATGATATAAAAAAAATCATGAAAAAAATTAAAAACAATGGAATTGGAAAAATGATTCGTAATATAAAAAATATATTACCTAAAAATTTTTAA
- the trmD gene encoding tRNA (guanosine(37)-N1)-methyltransferase TrmD — MKKKDNQTLISFYIITIFPDMFHSVSNYGVTGKAIQKKIIDLNCLNPRDFAKNKYKSIDDRPYGGGPGMLMSVEPLYLSIKYAKSLLKNATVIYLSPQGKKLNQNNIFKLIKKKKIIFICGRYEGIDQRIIDSLVDEEWSIGDYILTGGELAAMVIIDSIARFIPGVIHTKKSIEKESFYNNLLDCPHYTRPKKIYDMIVPDVLLSGNHNKIRLWRLKKSLEETLKKRPDLLEKKILKKEEKIILNEFKKNKK; from the coding sequence ATTAAAAAAAAAGATAATCAAACATTAATATCATTTTATATTATCACTATATTTCCAGACATGTTCCATTCAGTTTCAAATTATGGAGTAACCGGAAAAGCAATTCAAAAAAAGATTATTGATCTTAATTGTTTAAACCCAAGAGATTTTGCTAAAAATAAATATAAATCTATAGATGATCGTCCTTATGGAGGAGGACCAGGAATGTTGATGAGCGTTGAACCATTATATTTATCAATTAAATATGCAAAATCTTTATTAAAAAATGCGACAGTTATTTATTTGTCTCCACAAGGGAAAAAATTAAATCAAAATAATATTTTTAAATTAATTAAGAAAAAAAAAATCATTTTTATATGCGGTAGATATGAAGGAATAGATCAAAGAATCATCGATTCTTTAGTAGATGAAGAATGGTCAATAGGAGATTATATACTTACTGGTGGAGAACTAGCAGCTATGGTTATAATAGATTCTATTGCTAGATTTATTCCCGGTGTTATTCATACAAAAAAATCAATAGAAAAAGAATCTTTTTATAATAATTTGCTTGATTGTCCACATTATACCAGACCTAAAAAAATTTATGATATGATAGTTCCAGATGTGTTGCTGTCTGGTAATCACAATAAAATTCGTTTATGGCGTTTAAAAAAATCTTTAGAAGAAACTCTTAAAAAAAGACCAGATTTATTAGAAAAAAAAATTTTAAAAAAAGAAGAAAAAATAATTTTAAACGAATTTAAAAAAAACAAAAAATAA
- the aroQ gene encoding type II 3-dehydroquinate dehydratase, giving the protein MKKKINVLLINGPNLNLLGTREPNIYGNNTLQDLINNLKKKSEKLNILLNHIQSNAEHILIEKIHSAKEDNIDYIIINPAAFTHTSIALRDALIATSIPFIEVHISNIYSRENFRSHSWFSDISQGVITGLGLEGYYWALKTISKRCLIKK; this is encoded by the coding sequence ATGAAAAAAAAGATAAATGTATTACTAATAAATGGGCCTAATCTAAATCTTTTAGGAACTAGAGAACCGAATATATATGGAAATAATACTTTACAAGATCTAATAAATAACTTAAAAAAAAAATCAGAAAAATTAAATATATTATTAAATCATATACAGTCTAATGCAGAACATATATTAATTGAAAAAATACACTCTGCTAAAGAAGATAATATTGATTATATTATAATTAATCCAGCAGCTTTTACACATACTAGCATAGCTTTAAGAGATGCACTAATTGCTACTTCTATACCATTTATAGAAGTTCATATTTCTAATATTTATAGTAGAGAAAACTTTCGTTCTCATTCATGGTTTTCCGATATTTCTCAAGGGGTAATTACAGGATTAGGGCTAGAAGGTTACTATTGGGCATTAAAAACAATATCTAAAAGATGTTTAATAAAAAAATAA
- the rimM gene encoding ribosome maturation factor RimM (Essential for efficient processing of 16S rRNA) — protein MGRVYGILGWLNFFSFTENQETIFSYFPWFILKNKKWEIIKLKNWKQHNNHFIIQINNITNRSLASKWTNTEVFISSNQLPKLDQNEYYWNDIIQCKVFNITNKYLGIVINLISNKYNDILVIKNEFKKNHTKKTMIPFINKKIVTNVDIKNKIITVKWN, from the coding sequence ATAGGAAGAGTTTACGGAATATTAGGTTGGCTAAATTTTTTTTCTTTTACAGAAAATCAAGAAACAATATTTAGTTATTTTCCATGGTTTATCTTAAAAAATAAAAAATGGGAAATTATTAAACTAAAAAATTGGAAACAACATAATAACCATTTTATTATTCAAATCAATAATATTACAAATCGATCTCTTGCTAGTAAATGGACTAACACTGAAGTTTTTATTAGTAGCAATCAACTTCCAAAACTTGATCAAAATGAATACTATTGGAATGATATTATCCAATGTAAAGTATTTAATATTACAAATAAATATTTAGGTATAGTAATTAATTTAATAAGTAACAAATATAATGATATTCTTGTTATAAAAAATGAATTCAAAAAAAATCACACAAAAAAAACAATGATTCCGTTTATTAATAAAAAAATAGTAACAAATGTAGATATTAAAAACAAAATTATAACAGTCAAATGGAATTAA
- the cgtA gene encoding Obg family GTPase CgtA, whose protein sequence is MKFIDQTVIQVIAGNGGNGCVNFRREKYIPKGGPDGGDGGDGGNIWIESSNNLNTLIDFRFKKVFQAEHGTNGLKRNCSGKKGRDITIYVPVGTKIINYQTREIIDDLIKDKQRILIAKGGWHGLGNTRFKSSINRAPRKRTLGSIGESRYVQLELLLIADVGTLGMPNAGKSTLVKNISGAKTKTSDYPFTTLNPVLGSVEIEDKKFIIADIPGIIQGASHGKGLGINFLKHLERCKILLHIVDLCPTDYSNPIENIKTVLNELKQYNIKLYNKPRFLILNKIDLITTEKINKYIKEIKNNLNFKEPFYLISSLKKIGIKKLCSDILYHLKK, encoded by the coding sequence ATGAAATTTATTGATCAAACTGTTATTCAAGTTATTGCAGGAAATGGAGGAAATGGCTGTGTTAATTTTAGAAGAGAAAAATACATTCCTAAAGGAGGTCCAGATGGTGGGGATGGAGGAGATGGTGGAAACATTTGGATAGAATCAAGCAATAATTTAAATACTCTTATAGATTTTAGATTTAAAAAAGTATTTCAAGCGGAACATGGAACTAATGGATTAAAAAGAAATTGCTCTGGTAAAAAAGGACGTGATATTACAATATATGTTCCTGTTGGAACTAAAATAATCAATTATCAAACACGTGAAATAATCGATGATTTAATAAAAGACAAACAAAGAATACTTATTGCGAAAGGAGGTTGGCATGGATTAGGTAATACTAGATTTAAATCTTCCATTAATAGAGCACCAAGAAAAAGAACCTTAGGATCGATAGGAGAAAGCAGATATGTACAATTAGAATTATTATTAATAGCAGATGTAGGAACATTAGGAATGCCAAATGCTGGAAAATCAACATTAGTAAAAAATATATCTGGAGCTAAAACAAAAACTTCAGATTATCCTTTTACTACATTAAATCCTGTTTTAGGAAGTGTTGAAATTGAAGATAAAAAGTTCATTATAGCAGATATTCCAGGTATAATTCAAGGTGCATCACATGGTAAAGGATTAGGTATTAATTTTTTAAAACATTTAGAAAGATGTAAAATATTACTACATATTGTTGATTTATGTCCTACAGACTATTCTAATCCAATAGAAAATATTAAGACTGTATTGAATGAATTAAAACAATATAATATAAAATTATATAATAAACCAAGATTCTTAATCTTAAATAAGATTGATTTAATAACAACTGAAAAAATAAATAAATATATTAAAGAAATCAAAAATAATTTAAATTTCAAAGAACCATTTTATTTAATTTCTTCTCTTAAAAAAATAGGAATAAAAAAATTATGTTCCGATATATTATATCATCTAAAAAAATAA
- a CDS encoding chorismate mutase, translated as MDKQTMLSKNDLLNFRNEINNIDEKIVMLLAKRKKLVLDIAQSKIQNNQPIRDVNREKNLLSKLTSLGKKKNLDPNYIIRLFQLIIEESILTQKILLKKHQKNKNTNESIISFLGPKGSYSHIAASKYEKQNLKNFIIKECLNFSEVIQSVENNESNYAILPVENSCSGPIDEIFYILKNTNLFIVGEVNVYIDHCLLAIEKVELNIIKKIYSHSQPFKQCSNFISQFPNWKLEYTNSTTDAIKKVIKYNKITNAVLGSEIGNQIYGLKVLCKNISNQKNNITRFICLSKTPLKIYSNNKVKTTIIFTLEKELKKLSEIILILEKEKIIVKMLTFYNTKNEEKIFYLDIEENLSSNTIQNILNKIQKITKFIKILGCYPIESKKLF; from the coding sequence ATGGATAAACAAACTATGCTGTCTAAAAATGATTTATTAAATTTTCGTAATGAAATTAACAATATTGATGAAAAAATAGTTATGTTGCTCGCGAAAAGAAAAAAATTAGTATTAGATATAGCTCAATCTAAAATACAAAATAATCAACCAATCCGTGATGTTAATCGTGAAAAAAATTTATTATCTAAACTAACTAGTTTAGGGAAGAAAAAAAATTTAGATCCTAATTATATAATACGATTATTCCAACTAATAATTGAAGAATCTATACTTACTCAAAAAATATTATTGAAAAAACATCAAAAAAACAAAAATACGAATGAATCTATTATTTCATTTCTTGGTCCTAAAGGATCTTATTCACATATTGCTGCGTCTAAATATGAAAAACAAAATTTAAAAAACTTTATTATTAAAGAATGTTTGAATTTTTCAGAAGTTATTCAATCAGTTGAAAATAATGAGTCAAATTATGCTATTTTACCAGTAGAAAATAGTTGTTCAGGACCTATTGATGAAATATTTTATATTTTAAAAAATACAAATTTATTTATTGTTGGAGAAGTTAATGTTTATATAGATCACTGCTTATTAGCAATAGAAAAAGTTGAACTAAATATAATTAAAAAAATATATAGTCATTCTCAACCATTTAAACAATGTAGCAATTTTATTAGTCAATTTCCAAATTGGAAACTTGAATATACTAATAGCACAACTGATGCAATTAAAAAAGTTATTAAATATAATAAAATTACGAATGCTGTTTTAGGAAGTGAAATAGGAAATCAAATTTATGGATTAAAAGTTTTATGTAAAAATATATCAAACCAAAAAAATAATATAACAAGGTTTATTTGTTTATCAAAAACACCTTTAAAAATTTATTCAAATAACAAAGTAAAAACTACAATAATATTTACTCTAGAAAAAGAATTAAAAAAACTTTCTGAAATAATTTTAATCCTAGAAAAAGAAAAAATAATCGTAAAAATGTTAACTTTTTATAATACTAAAAATGAAGAAAAAATATTTTATCTTGATATTGAAGAAAATTTATCATCTAATACGATACAGAACATTCTGAATAAAATTCAAAAAATTACTAAATTTATAAAAATATTAGGTTGTTATCCCATTGAAAGTAAAAAATTGTTTTAG
- a CDS encoding BolA family protein — translation MDNKKIISILNQKLNLEQIYVTGDNNHIKIIAIGDIFKGVNQVKRQQIIYKPLIDMILEKKIHALSITTYTKEEWKKNNKNNIS, via the coding sequence ATGGATAATAAAAAAATAATATCGATACTAAACCAAAAACTAAATTTAGAACAAATATATGTTACAGGAGATAATAATCATATCAAAATAATTGCAATAGGAGATATATTTAAAGGTGTTAATCAAGTAAAAAGACAGCAAATAATTTATAAACCTTTAATTGATATGATTCTAGAAAAAAAAATTCACGCTTTATCTATCACAACATACACAAAGGAAGAATGGAAAAAAAATAATAAAAATAATATTAGTTAA
- the tldD gene encoding metalloprotease TldD, giving the protein MTLELVSESLLTLNKLNRQNLSEILEDISTHNLDYGDLYFQSRICESWVLENRIIKEGFYHLDQGVGIRAISGEKTGFAYADQISIDAIRKSAQMAKSIIDRKEKKIKPKIFIEQKKNSFYDFKNPLKKFTSSEKINLLYRVDHIARNVDSRVVQVNATLSGSYEKILVASTDGNLAADIRPLVEFSVSVLVEERGKIERGRSGGGSRTNYNFLLNKDDFLEEVRIDYWTKEAVRIALLNLSSKEAPSGTFPVVLGSGWPGVLLHEAVGHGLEGDFNRKGTSVFTNMIGKKVASELCTIIDDGTIKNQRGSLNIDDEGVSGQYNILIENGILKKYMQDKLNARLMGSESTGNGRRESYSHLPMPRMTNTYMLSGSSKIEDIIKSIDYGIYAVNFSGGQVDITSGQFVFSTSEAYLIKKGKISTPIKNTTLIGSGIEVMQKVSMVGNDLKMDQGMGMCGKEGQNIPVGIGQPSIKIDKLTIGGTV; this is encoded by the coding sequence ATGACATTGGAATTAGTTAGTGAATCTTTATTAACTTTAAATAAATTAAATCGTCAAAATCTATCTGAAATATTAGAAGATATTTCTACTCATAATTTAGATTATGGAGATTTATATTTTCAATCACGTATTTGTGAATCTTGGGTGTTAGAAAATCGAATTATTAAAGAAGGATTTTATCATTTAGATCAAGGTGTTGGGATTAGAGCTATTTCTGGAGAAAAAACTGGGTTTGCATATGCTGATCAAATATCGATAGATGCTATTAGAAAAAGCGCTCAAATGGCAAAAAGCATAATTGATCGCAAAGAAAAAAAAATAAAACCAAAAATATTTATAGAGCAAAAGAAAAATTCTTTTTATGATTTTAAAAATCCATTAAAAAAATTCACTTCTAGTGAAAAAATTAATTTACTTTATAGAGTTGATCATATTGCTCGTAATGTTGATAGTCGTGTTGTACAAGTTAATGCTACTTTAAGTGGGTCTTATGAAAAAATTTTAGTTGCATCTACTGATGGAAATTTAGCTGCAGATATAAGACCATTAGTCGAATTTTCAGTTAGTGTTTTAGTTGAAGAGCGCGGTAAAATAGAACGAGGAAGAAGCGGAGGAGGAAGTCGTACTAATTATAATTTTTTATTAAATAAAGATGATTTTTTAGAAGAAGTTAGAATTGACTATTGGACTAAAGAAGCAGTTCGTATAGCTTTATTGAATTTATCTTCAAAAGAAGCTCCTTCTGGTACCTTTCCTGTTGTTTTAGGGTCTGGTTGGCCTGGTGTTTTGCTACATGAAGCTGTAGGGCATGGTTTAGAAGGAGATTTTAATAGAAAAGGAACATCAGTGTTTACCAATATGATCGGGAAAAAAGTTGCTTCAGAATTATGCACTATAATTGATGATGGCACAATAAAAAATCAACGTGGATCATTAAATATTGATGATGAAGGAGTTTCCGGACAATATAATATATTAATTGAAAACGGAATTTTAAAAAAATATATGCAAGATAAACTTAATGCTCGTTTAATGGGAAGTGAATCTACTGGTAATGGTCGTCGTGAATCTTACTCTCATTTACCAATGCCAAGAATGACTAATACATATATGTTATCTGGAAGTTCAAAAATAGAAGATATTATTAAAAGTATTGATTATGGGATATATGCCGTAAATTTTTCGGGTGGTCAAGTAGATATCACTTCTGGACAGTTTGTTTTTTCAACTTCAGAAGCATATTTGATAAAAAAAGGCAAAATTTCTACTCCAATTAAAAATACTACATTGATAGGATCTGGTATAGAGGTCATGCAAAAAGTATCCATGGTTGGAAATGATTTAAAAATGGATCAAGGCATGGGAATGTGTGGCAAAGAAGGTCAAAACATTCCTGTCGGAATAGGACAACCTTCTATTAAAATAGATAAATTAACTATAGGTGGTACTGTTTAA
- the rplU gene encoding 50S ribosomal protein L21 translates to MYAVFLSGGKQYRVKKNQVIQLEKLNYPKGSIIELKNILMISNKEKTKIGNPFLNGIKVKAYVENHGRSKKIKVLKFNRRKHYRKQQGHRQYFTNVKIIDINHIEN, encoded by the coding sequence ATGTATGCAGTTTTTTTAAGTGGTGGCAAACAATATCGAGTTAAAAAAAATCAAGTAATACAGTTAGAAAAATTAAATTACCCAAAAGGCTCAATAATTGAATTAAAAAATATTTTAATGATTTCAAATAAAGAAAAAACAAAAATAGGAAATCCTTTTTTAAATGGAATTAAAGTTAAAGCTTATGTTGAAAATCATGGTAGATCTAAAAAAATTAAAGTACTAAAGTTTAATCGTCGTAAACATTATAGAAAACAACAAGGTCATCGTCAATATTTTACTAATGTAAAAATTATAGATATTAATCATATAGAGAACTAA
- the rplS gene encoding 50S ribosomal protein L19, which yields MINIIRKIEEEQLKKNVPNFRPGDTVEVKVWVIEGAKKRLQSFEGIVIAIKNRFLNSSFTIRKISNGEAVERVFQTHSYNIDNITIKRKGLVRKAKLYFLRKRTGKSARIKEKIK from the coding sequence ATGATCAATATAATTCGAAAAATAGAAGAAGAACAACTCAAAAAAAATGTGCCTAATTTTCGACCTGGAGATACAGTAGAAGTAAAAGTATGGGTCATTGAAGGAGCGAAAAAAAGACTACAATCTTTTGAAGGAATAGTAATTGCAATAAAAAATAGATTTTTAAATTCATCTTTTACTATTCGTAAAATTTCAAATGGAGAGGCTGTAGAACGAGTCTTTCAAACTCATTCATACAATATTGATAATATTACTATTAAAAGAAAAGGATTAGTTAGAAAAGCAAAGTTATATTTTCTCAGAAAACGTACTGGAAAATCTGCTAGAATTAAAGAAAAAATTAAATAA
- the murA gene encoding UDP-N-acetylglucosamine 1-carboxyvinyltransferase: MNKLNIEGNKKLNGNVLISGSKNAALPILFMTILTKEKIEISNIPKLTDIKVAIKLLKSLGAKIVNKKKILYIDPSKINISSPPYNLIQKIRASIWMLSPLLMRFGKAKIFFPGGCKIGCRPIDLHLKGLEELGAQIIQENNYITASIIKPLKGKYIYLEKISVGATITIMSAATLAEGITIIDNAAQEPEIVDVAKFLNTLGANITGAGSNKIYIKGVLKLRGGRHKVIPDRIETGTFLIAAAISKGFIICNNTEPKHLTSVLKKLSETGAYIKTGKNWIKLDMQEKIPKAVNITTAPYPGFPTDMQPQFALLNSISKGKSIIIENIFENRFAYAKELIKMGAKIKIKNNCIFCKGVKNLFSKTLFSTDLRSSATLILAGCIAKGITVVNNIHHFKRGYESFPKKLNKLGANIQNI, from the coding sequence ATGAATAAGTTAAATATAGAAGGTAATAAAAAATTAAATGGCAATGTATTAATTTCTGGTTCTAAAAATGCTGCTTTGCCTATATTATTTATGACAATATTAACAAAAGAAAAAATTGAAATTAGTAATATTCCAAAATTAACAGATATTAAAGTAGCAATTAAACTACTTAAATCTTTAGGAGCAAAAATAGTAAATAAAAAAAAAATATTATATATTGACCCAAGTAAAATTAACATTTCTAGTCCTCCATATAATTTAATTCAAAAAATAAGAGCATCTATATGGATGTTAAGTCCTCTTTTAATGCGATTTGGTAAAGCTAAAATATTTTTTCCAGGAGGTTGTAAGATAGGTTGCAGACCTATTGACCTTCATTTAAAAGGTTTGGAAGAACTAGGAGCTCAAATTATTCAAGAAAACAATTATATTACTGCATCTATTATAAAACCTCTTAAGGGAAAATATATTTATTTAGAAAAAATTAGTGTTGGAGCAACTATTACTATTATGAGCGCTGCAACTTTAGCAGAAGGTATTACCATTATAGATAATGCTGCTCAAGAACCAGAAATTGTTGATGTTGCAAAATTCTTAAATACTTTAGGGGCTAATATTACTGGAGCAGGAAGTAATAAAATATATATAAAAGGAGTATTAAAACTAAGAGGTGGCCGTCATAAAGTAATACCAGATAGAATTGAAACAGGAACTTTTTTAATAGCCGCTGCAATTTCTAAAGGATTTATTATATGCAATAATACTGAACCAAAACATTTAACAAGTGTATTAAAAAAATTATCTGAAACTGGTGCATATATAAAAACTGGGAAAAATTGGATTAAATTAGATATGCAAGAAAAAATACCCAAAGCTGTAAATATTACAACTGCTCCATACCCAGGTTTTCCAACTGATATGCAACCACAATTTGCTTTATTAAATAGTATTTCTAAAGGTAAAAGTATTATTATTGAAAATATATTTGAGAATCGTTTTGCTTATGCTAAAGAATTAATTAAAATGGGCGCCAAAATAAAGATTAAAAATAATTGTATTTTTTGTAAAGGTGTTAAAAATTTATTTTCAAAAACTCTTTTCTCTACTGATTTAAGAAGTTCAGCTACATTAATTTTAGCGGGTTGTATTGCAAAAGGAATTACAGTAGTTAATAATATTCATCATTTTAAAAGAGGGTATGAATCATTTCCAAAAAAATTGAACAAATTAGGTGCAAATATTCAAAATATATAA